A genomic window from Tautonia rosea includes:
- a CDS encoding Uma2 family endonuclease: MSRTSQGVRATVDDLYQIDGNAELIDGRIIPLMPTGHLPNQVAGRIYRRLADFVDDRGTGFVYTDSMGFTVPELASRRESFSPDVSFLDGEAPVNRMRFVEGPPTFAVEVRSDVDYGPAADRSYAAKRADYFEAGILVVWDIDPVGEVIRSYRHDRPEAPTTFTQGQIADAEPAVPGWRLEVDSVFPPRP; encoded by the coding sequence ATGAGCCGGACTTCGCAAGGCGTGCGAGCGACCGTCGACGACCTGTATCAGATTGATGGGAATGCTGAACTGATCGACGGGAGGATCATCCCGCTCATGCCGACAGGCCACCTCCCCAATCAGGTCGCGGGCCGCATCTATCGCCGTCTCGCCGATTTCGTCGATGACCGGGGCACCGGATTCGTCTACACGGACAGTATGGGTTTCACCGTGCCGGAACTGGCTTCCAGGCGTGAATCGTTCTCCCCCGACGTCTCCTTCCTCGATGGTGAAGCCCCCGTCAATCGGATGCGATTCGTCGAAGGCCCCCCCACCTTCGCCGTCGAGGTCCGCAGCGACGTAGATTACGGACCTGCCGCCGACCGCTCCTACGCCGCCAAGCGTGCCGATTACTTCGAGGCCGGCATCCTCGTCGTCTGGGACATTGACCCCGTTGGCGAGGTCATTCGCTCCTACCGCCACGATCGCCCCGAGGCCCCGACTACCTTCACTCAGGGCCAGATTGCCGACGCCGAACCTGCCGTTCCCGGCTGGCGTCTGGAGGTCGATTCCGTCTTCCCTCCTCGGCCCTAG
- a CDS encoding Maf family protein produces MDLILASTSPYRRALLERLGLPFRCRAPGVDEDALKNQGLSPRELADRLAIAKADAVARLEPNPAAIVIGSDQLVAFEGRVLGKPGSVDRAVEQLLSLSGRDHELITAMAVIQGSHVIQHTDVARLHVRPLSQSEIERYVLADQPIDCAGAYKLESRGIVLFEQIDCADHSAITGLPLMALTTILRDLGVPIP; encoded by the coding sequence ATGGACCTGATCCTCGCCAGCACGTCCCCGTACCGTCGTGCCCTGCTCGAACGCCTCGGCCTGCCCTTCCGCTGCCGGGCTCCTGGGGTCGATGAGGACGCGCTCAAGAACCAGGGGCTCTCCCCCCGAGAACTGGCCGATCGGCTGGCGATCGCCAAGGCCGACGCCGTTGCTCGGCTCGAACCGAATCCCGCCGCAATTGTGATTGGCTCCGATCAACTCGTCGCCTTCGAAGGGCGGGTCTTGGGTAAGCCGGGTTCGGTTGATCGAGCCGTCGAGCAGCTTCTTTCCCTCTCCGGACGCGATCATGAGTTGATCACGGCGATGGCCGTGATCCAGGGTTCTCACGTCATTCAACACACCGATGTCGCCCGTCTTCACGTCCGTCCCCTCAGTCAATCCGAGATCGAACGCTACGTCCTGGCTGATCAGCCGATCGACTGTGCCGGAGCCTACAAGCTCGAATCGCGAGGCATCGTTCTGTTTGAGCAAATCGACTGCGCCGATCATTCGGCGATCACCGGCCTCCCCTTGATGGCCCTGACGACCATCCTCCGAGATCTCGGCGTTCCCATCCCTTAA